A single window of Entomoplasma ellychniae DNA harbors:
- the rpmI gene encoding 50S ribosomal protein L35, with product MPKMKSKKSLAKRVTVKKNGTLKRGKAYRSHRATGKTTKQKRHLEKSTIVHTTDMKRIKGLLQK from the coding sequence ATGCCAAAAATGAAAAGTAAAAAATCATTAGCAAAAAGAGTTACTGTTAAGAAAAATGGTACTTTAAAAAGAGGTAAGGCTTATAGATCTCACCGTGCTACTGGAAAAACAACAAAACAAAAACGTCACTTAGAGAAATCAACAATAGTGCACACAACAGACATGAAAAGAATTAAAGGATTACTTCAAAAGTAA
- the gmk gene encoding guanylate kinase, translated as MSNKKGRIVIISGPSGVGKGSVNEKLLQDKKLNLEYSISMTTRKPRNGEVDGVNYYFVSKEEFASAIVNNELIEHASFVGNSYGTPRKYVEEKLKNSKNVILEIEVDGATQVLRNEANVLSIFLMPPNITELATRIKGRNSETDEVIKQRLDKALLEIPLKHSYDYVVENDSVENAVAKITDILIREQCIVSGEASKYEKLVEIVNEIVEEKYLFFVDHWKENVQTAANKKEDIKQADSFDAKSKLVEILSNKVYKKVLAHGDFNKINSKEFIDFKIQKLMFKVNFFSINQRNDANDED; from the coding sequence ATGTCAAACAAAAAAGGTAGAATAGTTATAATATCTGGACCAAGTGGAGTTGGAAAAGGAAGCGTTAATGAAAAACTACTTCAAGATAAAAAATTAAATTTGGAATACTCAATATCAATGACAACTAGAAAACCTAGAAATGGTGAAGTTGATGGAGTAAATTATTACTTTGTTTCAAAAGAAGAATTTGCATCAGCAATTGTAAATAATGAATTAATAGAGCATGCTTCATTTGTTGGTAATTCATATGGAACTCCTAGAAAATATGTAGAAGAAAAGCTTAAAAACTCAAAAAATGTAATATTAGAAATTGAAGTTGATGGTGCAACACAAGTGCTTCGAAATGAAGCAAACGTTCTTTCAATTTTCTTAATGCCCCCAAACATAACAGAATTAGCTACAAGAATTAAAGGTAGAAATTCGGAAACTGATGAAGTTATTAAACAGAGACTTGATAAGGCTCTTTTAGAAATACCTTTAAAACATAGTTATGATTATGTTGTTGAAAATGATTCAGTTGAAAATGCTGTTGCCAAAATAACAGATATTTTAATAAGAGAACAATGTATTGTTAGTGGTGAGGCTTCTAAATACGAAAAACTTGTTGAAATAGTAAATGAAATAGTAGAAGAAAAATATTTATTCTTTGTTGACCACTGGAAAGAAAATGTTCAAACTGCAGCAAATAAAAAAGAAGATATAAAACAAGCTGATTCTTTTGATGCAAAAAGTAAATTAGTTGAAATACTTTCAAACAAAGTTTACAAGAAAGTTTTAGCCCATGGTGATTTTAATAAAATTAATTCAAAAGAGTTTATTGATTTTAAAATTCAAAAATTAATGTTTAAAGTAAATTTTTTTAGCATAAATCAAAGAAATGATGCAAATGATGAAGACTAA
- a CDS encoding PTS fructose transporter subunit IIABC, with protein sequence MELTKLFQNKLSFFDADLKTKKEVIDFLVSKLKTEKVITDEKVFKEAILKREGEFSTGIGDAIATPHAINEVVTKPTIAFMKLKNPIEWGSMDNKPVSLVFMIATNDTSGDTHLAAIGELSTVLVKEEIRLALMEVKNFKSFISALEVKVESKKIAPKDGVYDVVGITACPTGIAHTYLAAEKLEEYATNLGLSVKIETQGRRGTENKLTQDEVDNAKVIILARDKNIAGMNRFSGKQIIETSTKDGIYNGKELIENFGKDGKTITGKNVSGNDEESGGEFSLKKFAEVKGNLLAGVSRMLPFVVAGGIILGIGFLIDFAAGNGEAGGNFGTVSPVAGWFSAIGKTSMMMMVPILSAYIAYTIVGPQGLMPGMIAGLLADGTGGFAYSDTHSGWSGLWSKLIPNNIPMNSGFIGGMVGAYAAGLIVFGLTMAFKKFNKSFHGVRDIVLIPVFSLLGICLTMFVINIPLGYTMYGIKSGLIWLSKQNLLILVAMIIGFMMCVDMGGPINKIAYTLGTLSVGGGLGSLNDNPQLTTIMAAAMAAGMIPPLGIAVSTIMFRKVWTLKEKDAAKSNWLLGAFFITEGAIPFMITDPKRIAVSGMAGGTITGLLVGAFKITLGAPHGGVAVFPLLKSYLVSSSSAAIGLGISLYILAIVVGTFTMATILGLWKTIDVKKGKLVIA encoded by the coding sequence ATGGAATTAACAAAGTTATTTCAAAATAAACTTTCTTTCTTTGATGCTGATTTAAAAACAAAAAAAGAAGTAATTGATTTTTTAGTTTCAAAATTAAAAACTGAAAAAGTAATTACAGATGAAAAAGTATTTAAAGAAGCAATTTTAAAAAGAGAAGGTGAATTTTCAACTGGAATTGGTGATGCGATTGCAACACCACATGCAATAAATGAAGTTGTAACAAAACCAACTATTGCATTTATGAAATTAAAAAATCCTATCGAGTGAGGAAGCATGGATAATAAACCAGTATCATTGGTATTCATGATTGCAACAAACGACACAAGTGGTGATACACATTTAGCTGCTATTGGTGAACTTTCAACAGTATTAGTTAAAGAAGAAATTAGATTAGCATTAATGGAAGTTAAAAACTTTAAAAGTTTTATTTCAGCTTTAGAAGTTAAAGTGGAAAGCAAAAAAATTGCACCTAAAGATGGAGTTTATGATGTTGTAGGTATTACTGCATGTCCAACAGGCATTGCACATACATATTTAGCAGCTGAAAAACTTGAAGAATATGCTACTAATTTAGGTTTAAGTGTTAAAATTGAAACTCAAGGTAGACGTGGAACTGAAAATAAACTTACACAAGATGAAGTTGATAATGCTAAAGTTATTATTTTAGCTCGCGACAAAAACATTGCAGGTATGAATAGATTTTCAGGAAAACAAATTATTGAAACTTCAACCAAAGATGGTATTTACAATGGTAAAGAACTAATTGAAAATTTTGGAAAAGATGGTAAAACAATTACTGGAAAAAATGTTTCAGGAAATGATGAAGAATCAGGTGGTGAATTTTCACTGAAAAAATTTGCTGAAGTTAAAGGTAATTTGTTAGCCGGGGTTTCAAGAATGTTACCATTTGTTGTTGCTGGTGGTATTATATTAGGAATTGGGTTCTTAATTGATTTTGCAGCCGGTAATGGTGAAGCTGGTGGTAACTTTGGTACAGTAAGTCCAGTTGCTGGTTGATTCTCAGCTATTGGCAAAACTTCAATGATGATGATGGTACCTATTTTATCTGCATATATTGCATATACAATTGTTGGTCCACAAGGTTTAATGCCAGGAATGATTGCTGGTTTATTAGCAGATGGGACCGGTGGATTTGCATATTCAGATACTCATTCAGGATGATCAGGTCTTTGGTCAAAATTAATACCAAATAATATACCAATGAATTCAGGATTTATTGGTGGTATGGTTGGAGCTTATGCTGCAGGACTTATAGTATTTGGTCTAACAATGGCATTTAAAAAATTCAATAAAAGTTTTCATGGAGTTAGAGATATTGTTTTAATTCCTGTGTTTTCATTATTAGGTATTTGTTTAACAATGTTTGTAATCAATATCCCATTAGGTTATACAATGTATGGTATTAAATCAGGATTAATTTGATTGTCAAAACAAAATCTATTAATACTAGTTGCTATGATTATCGGGTTTATGATGTGTGTTGATATGGGTGGACCTATAAATAAAATAGCATATACTTTAGGTACTTTATCAGTTGGTGGGGGTTTAGGTTCATTAAATGATAATCCTCAATTAACAACAATAATGGCAGCTGCAATGGCAGCTGGTATGATTCCACCTCTTGGAATTGCTGTTTCAACAATTATGTTTAGAAAAGTTTGAACTTTAAAAGAAAAAGATGCTGCAAAATCTAACTGATTATTAGGTGCATTTTTCATTACAGAAGGTGCAATTCCATTTATGATAACTGATCCAAAACGCATAGCTGTTTCAGGAATGGCTGGTGGAACAATCACTGGACTTCTTGTTGGTGCTTTCAAAATTACTCTTGGTGCACCTCATGGAGGAGTTGCTGTATTCCCCCTTTTAAAATCTTATTTGGTTAGTTCTTCAAGTGCTGCTATAGGATTAGGAATAAGTTTATATATCTTAGCAATTGTTGTAGGAACTTTCACAATGGCTACTATTTTAGGTTTATGAAAAACAATAGATGTTAAAAAAGGTAAATTAGTTATTGCTTAA
- a CDS encoding NAD(+)/NADH kinase produces MRYTIVKNEYKDSLKKAEKIIKVLKDYNWIEDKLNPEVIFVIGGDGTFLTAAEQYNHILDNVLFIPVKSGGIGFYTNHNRIEDIKKRIDGLKRTKPLLIPLLEANHYKAINEIKILNSKRPLRASVLINDELLEEFKGTGLAFTTPSGSTGFSKSQGGAVIIDETNIFQMLEMAPVSNNIFRTIHAPIILSKNHHIKVILDGIKDVEIIVDGVSNKVPENGIVNVCLSSKHVKLVSAQNEHTTKIQILKDMFTLNKKFED; encoded by the coding sequence ATGAGATATACAATTGTTAAAAATGAATACAAAGATTCATTAAAAAAAGCAGAAAAGATAATAAAAGTTCTTAAAGACTACAACTGAATTGAAGATAAACTTAATCCAGAAGTTATTTTTGTTATTGGTGGTGATGGAACCTTTTTAACAGCTGCTGAGCAGTATAATCATATTTTAGACAATGTTTTATTTATACCAGTTAAATCTGGTGGGATAGGTTTTTATACTAATCACAACAGAATTGAAGATATCAAAAAAAGAATTGATGGTTTAAAAAGAACAAAACCCTTACTAATACCTTTATTAGAAGCAAATCATTATAAAGCTATAAATGAAATTAAAATATTAAATAGCAAAAGACCATTAAGAGCTTCTGTTTTGATTAATGATGAATTATTAGAAGAGTTTAAAGGAACAGGATTAGCATTTACAACCCCAAGTGGAAGCACTGGTTTTTCAAAATCTCAAGGTGGAGCTGTTATTATTGATGAAACTAATATCTTCCAAATGCTAGAAATGGCACCAGTTTCTAATAATATTTTTAGAACTATACACGCACCAATTATTCTTTCAAAGAATCATCATATTAAAGTTATTCTTGATGGGATAAAGGATGTTGAGATAATTGTTGATGGAGTTAGTAATAAAGTTCCTGAAAACGGAATAGTTAATGTTTGTTTAAGTAGTAAACATGTTAAGTTAGTTTCCGCACAAAATGAACACACAACTAAAATTCAAATATTAAAAGATATGTTTACTTTAAATAAGAAATTTGAGGATTAA
- the trpS gene encoding tryptophan--tRNA ligase: MKRMVTGVTSSGSPTLGNYLGVIRDLANYQNEYDLFIFVANLHAITVPQDSKKLKEKTKEAFAIYLACGIDPEKSTIFVQSDVIEHTQLGWLLTTQATMGELSRMTQFKDKSLRSQDNISIPAGLFTYPCLMAADILLYDPSYVPVGVDQKQHLELTRDIAERMNNKYGETHIVPEVMLTKRNIKIMDLQDPTKKMSKSSDNPKAIIFILDSEKDIRNKIKAAVTDSENLIKYDTVNKPGVSNLINIYSILTNKTIKECEQHWKNKTYKDLKDDVSEVLVNTLNPIRQKYEELQSNNQLLEELMKQGAFKAQKVAYKKLQKVQNKMGINIFKK; encoded by the coding sequence ATGAAAAGAATGGTAACTGGTGTTACTTCTAGTGGAAGTCCAACACTTGGCAATTATCTTGGTGTTATTCGTGATTTAGCTAATTATCAGAATGAATATGATTTATTTATTTTTGTTGCTAATTTACATGCAATCACAGTGCCTCAAGATAGTAAAAAATTAAAGGAAAAAACAAAAGAGGCATTTGCAATTTACTTAGCTTGTGGAATTGATCCAGAAAAGTCTACAATCTTTGTTCAATCTGATGTTATTGAGCATACACAATTAGGATGATTATTAACAACTCAAGCAACAATGGGTGAGTTAAGTAGAATGACACAATTCAAAGATAAATCTTTAAGAAGTCAAGATAATATTTCTATCCCAGCAGGACTGTTTACATATCCTTGTTTAATGGCTGCTGATATTTTATTATACGATCCAAGTTATGTTCCTGTTGGAGTTGATCAAAAACAACATTTAGAGTTAACTAGAGACATCGCTGAAAGAATGAATAATAAATATGGTGAAACACATATTGTTCCTGAAGTTATGTTGACTAAAAGAAATATAAAAATAATGGATCTTCAAGATCCTACTAAAAAAATGAGCAAATCAAGTGATAATCCTAAAGCAATTATTTTTATTTTAGATAGTGAAAAAGATATTAGAAACAAAATTAAAGCAGCTGTTACTGACAGTGAAAATTTGATTAAATATGATACAGTTAATAAACCTGGTGTTTCTAATTTAATTAATATTTATTCTATTCTTACAAACAAAACAATTAAAGAATGTGAACAACATTGAAAAAATAAAACTTACAAAGATCTTAAAGATGATGTTAGTGAAGTTTTAGTCAATACTTTAAACCCTATAAGACAAAAATATGAAGAATTGCAAAGCAATAATCAATTGTTAGAAGAACTAATGAAACAAGGTGCTTTTAAAGCTCAAAAAGTAGCATATAAAAAATTACAAAAAGTTCAAAATAAAATGGGGATAAATATATTTAAAAAATAA
- a CDS encoding ATP-binding cassette domain-containing protein has product MQDRDIKVIFDKKNIVEVENISKVYDKHTWALKKINLKIGRGECISLLGSNGSGKTTLLRILANNLEKTTGTIKYNFKEENILKSIGFQKREQAWPVGFKVKDINQLWYNIYQVEDLEWISILKDVFGITEIENKQLSKLSIIKLQMYAIFLALINKPELLLIDDLSSGIDFKYEEKISRFLKDYISNGNTVVLNYPSNYFLENTTTRIIYINDGEVFDDKSISDVRGEFRTISDYTKSIFREEIIKENRIKNKSKLFININSKLEEIISVIQGIIDDLSREEHPNAKINNTINNSYAAVLDLKTNIDNLSISYIDSAGIKIISTKIKATIKTFNKVYLVSPYQKYEKTFRNIEKYLQKELKRTFNNEMVIVKGDTLSSTISESEKKQLTKLKEKYIKEEQKTIRKKILKQQFKKIESSTFKKGND; this is encoded by the coding sequence ATGCAAGATAGAGATATAAAGGTAATATTTGATAAAAAAAACATAGTTGAAGTTGAAAATATTTCTAAGGTTTATGATAAACACACTTGAGCTTTAAAAAAAATTAATTTAAAAATTGGCCGTGGTGAATGTATATCATTACTTGGTTCTAATGGTAGTGGGAAAACTACTCTTTTAAGAATACTTGCTAACAATCTTGAAAAAACTACTGGAACAATAAAATATAATTTTAAAGAAGAAAATATTTTAAAAAGTATTGGTTTTCAAAAAAGAGAACAGGCTTGACCTGTTGGATTTAAAGTAAAGGATATCAATCAATTATGATATAACATTTATCAAGTTGAAGATTTAGAGTGAATTAGTATTTTAAAAGATGTTTTTGGAATCACCGAAATTGAAAATAAACAATTATCAAAATTATCTATTATCAAATTGCAAATGTATGCAATATTTTTAGCATTAATCAACAAACCTGAATTATTATTAATTGATGATCTTTCATCAGGGATTGATTTCAAATACGAGGAGAAAATATCTAGATTTTTAAAAGATTATATTAGCAATGGCAATACTGTTGTTTTAAATTACCCAAGTAACTATTTTTTAGAAAATACAACCACAAGAATTATTTATATCAATGATGGAGAAGTTTTTGATGATAAATCAATTAGTGATGTTAGAGGGGAATTTAGAACTATTTCTGACTATACTAAATCTATTTTTAGAGAAGAGATTATTAAAGAGAACAGAATTAAAAATAAATCAAAATTATTTATTAACATTAATTCTAAGTTAGAAGAGATTATTAGTGTTATACAAGGGATTATTGATGACTTAAGTCGTGAAGAACATCCAAATGCTAAAATTAATAACACAATTAATAATTCTTATGCAGCAGTTTTAGATTTAAAAACTAATATTGATAATTTATCAATATCATATATTGACAGTGCTGGAATAAAAATAATATCTACTAAAATTAAAGCAACAATTAAAACCTTTAATAAAGTTTACCTTGTTTCACCATATCAAAAATATGAAAAGACTTTTAGAAATATTGAAAAATATTTACAAAAAGAATTAAAAAGAACTTTTAATAATGAAATGGTTATTGTTAAAGGTGATACATTAAGTTCGACTATTTCTGAAAGTGAAAAAAAACAATTAACTAAACTGAAAGAAAAGTACATAAAAGAAGAACAAAAAACTATTAGAAAAAAAATTTTAAAACAACAATTTAAAAAAATTGAGTCATCTACTTTTAAAAAAGGAAATGACTAA
- a CDS encoding ABC transporter permease — MTNMKSSKLRVVCKLLKIQTINYFSDPVNIVLGFLLCSVTMLCWVAFKPTEGGISTDAFVLASAIGISTIRNAEYNLNCTLVEWRETRFIRNILTTPISKKLFYFTILLFNWIVNIVIALILFALAMMFSSQRVILENVQWAPFLAGFWLNIILSNIMALWLSVAFKQRDYVLILSSISYYIAMYLLGLGIPWSTVGQYKVIYYVSYLFPHRYVLNIMQAAWVGTSGNMSLPIPLHPGESWEGSWLEQQNFGYGDNGWWLPSLISVFFIIFFTLLFMIAMNKKYRFGTRRYAKYKGVAINLENIEMIKKSSSVNELKEFIRISEIDKIQNDFKSKKVRKRPGD; from the coding sequence ATGACTAATATGAAATCTAGCAAATTGAGAGTTGTATGTAAATTATTAAAAATCCAAACAATCAATTATTTTTCTGACCCTGTTAATATAGTTTTAGGTTTTTTACTATGTAGTGTTACTATGCTTTGTTGAGTAGCTTTTAAGCCAACAGAAGGAGGTATATCAACTGATGCGTTTGTTTTAGCTTCAGCAATCGGTATATCAACTATTAGAAATGCCGAATACAATTTGAATTGTACTCTTGTTGAATGAAGAGAAACAAGATTTATTAGAAATATATTAACAACTCCTATTTCTAAAAAATTATTCTACTTTACAATTCTTCTTTTTAACTGAATTGTTAATATAGTGATAGCTTTAATTTTGTTTGCTTTAGCAATGATGTTTAGTTCACAAAGAGTGATATTGGAAAATGTCCAATGAGCACCTTTTTTAGCTGGGTTTTGATTAAATATTATTTTGTCAAACATTATGGCTTTATGATTGTCTGTTGCCTTTAAACAAAGAGACTATGTATTGATTCTGTCATCAATTTCTTATTATATAGCTATGTACTTATTAGGATTAGGAATTCCATGATCAACAGTTGGACAATACAAAGTTATATACTATGTTTCATATTTATTCCCGCACAGATATGTATTGAATATTATGCAAGCAGCTTGAGTTGGAACTTCTGGAAATATGTCACTACCAATACCTTTACATCCAGGTGAAAGTTGAGAAGGTTCTTGATTAGAACAACAAAACTTTGGTTATGGTGATAATGGGTGATGATTACCATCATTAATATCTGTATTTTTTATAATATTTTTTACGCTATTATTTATGATAGCTATGAACAAAAAATATAGATTTGGAACACGTAGGTATGCAAAATATAAAGGCGTAGCTATAAACTTAGAAAATATTGAAATGATTAAAAAGTCATCATCAGTTAATGAATTAAAAGAATTTATAAGAATATCTGAGATAGATAAAATTCAAAATGACTTTAAAAGTAAAAAAGTTAGAAAGCGACCAGGTGATTAA
- a CDS encoding PTS sugar transporter subunit IIA, producing MGLFGKKNKEINIYAPVNGEVVGLDKVDDEVFSQKMMGDGFAIIPADGEFVSPIDGKLVSVFQTKHAYGIQHSSGVELLIHIGLDTVTLDGEGFELHVSQDQKIKTGEKLVNVDLAFVKPKVPSITTPIIFTNQEGKEIKIIKTGKVAKGELIAQLV from the coding sequence ATGGGATTATTTGGTAAAAAAAATAAAGAAATAAATATTTATGCTCCAGTTAATGGTGAAGTTGTTGGTCTTGATAAAGTTGATGATGAAGTATTTAGTCAAAAAATGATGGGTGATGGTTTTGCTATTATTCCTGCTGATGGAGAATTTGTTTCTCCTATTGATGGAAAATTAGTAAGTGTATTTCAAACAAAGCATGCATATGGCATTCAACACTCATCAGGTGTAGAGTTATTAATCCACATTGGTTTAGATACAGTTACTCTTGACGGAGAAGGTTTTGAGTTACATGTATCTCAAGATCAAAAAATTAAAACTGGAGAAAAATTAGTTAATGTTGATTTAGCTTTTGTAAAACCAAAAGTGCCTTCAATCACTACTCCAATTATTTTTACAAACCAAGAAGGTAAAGAAATTAAAATAATTAAAACTGGAAAAGTTGCTAAAGGTGAATTAATCGCTCAATTAGTTTAA
- a CDS encoding formate/nitrite transporter family protein gives MILKFFRKKDNSVKIQKYDEEIKRLEQEDFSSLYNQDISYHNYGYVHTFRTISDGLRLQNVKQFSAGILAGFWISLAYVGAILASYSLGGDAWASLGKIVFSAVFAIVIVLISFLGGGFVTAHMWYNRTMFKGVERWTVFMKACGLVYLGNIIGMFIVVIIFQLSGTMTGEGNLIWEYFLHNFIEKKLYNVGHVMIAGFGLSALTSKIILQAVLWTFMSAILCNFLVCLATQGSKSTKGNAVASMIMYLFILFYFAIGGYQHCVANWFIAWMIITNAILAYQQIDNNLVWIFLLINILPSILGNWVGALIIGYFMGIFNKEFDALLVKEAKLRFLREEVLRLKSK, from the coding sequence ATGATTTTAAAATTTTTTAGGAAAAAAGACAATAGTGTAAAAATACAAAAATATGATGAAGAGATAAAACGATTAGAACAAGAAGATTTTTCTTCGTTATATAATCAAGATATTTCATATCACAATTATGGTTATGTTCACACTTTTAGAACAATATCTGATGGTTTGAGATTACAAAATGTAAAACAGTTTTCAGCAGGAATTTTAGCTGGGTTTTGAATATCTTTGGCTTATGTTGGGGCTATATTAGCATCATATTCTTTAGGTGGGGATGCGTGAGCTTCATTGGGTAAAATAGTATTTAGTGCAGTTTTTGCAATAGTTATTGTATTAATAAGTTTTCTTGGAGGAGGATTTGTTACAGCACACATGTGATATAACAGGACAATGTTTAAAGGTGTAGAACGCTGAACAGTCTTTATGAAAGCTTGTGGTCTTGTTTATTTGGGAAATATAATAGGAATGTTTATTGTTGTTATTATATTTCAATTATCAGGAACAATGACTGGTGAAGGTAACTTAATATGAGAATACTTTTTGCATAATTTTATAGAAAAAAAACTCTATAATGTTGGGCATGTAATGATTGCAGGTTTTGGTTTAAGTGCTTTAACAAGCAAAATTATTTTACAAGCAGTTTTATGAACATTCATGAGTGCTATTTTGTGTAACTTCTTAGTTTGTTTAGCAACTCAAGGGTCTAAATCTACAAAAGGAAATGCTGTAGCGTCAATGATTATGTATTTATTTATTTTATTTTATTTTGCTATTGGTGGATATCAACATTGTGTAGCTAACTGGTTTATTGCTTGAATGATTATAACTAATGCTATTCTTGCTTACCAACAGATTGATAATAATTTAGTTTGGATTTTTTTATTAATAAACATTCTTCCTTCAATATTGGGTAACTGAGTTGGAGCTTTAATAATTGGTTATTTCATGGGAATATTTAATAAAGAATTTGACGCACTTTTAGTTAAAGAAGCAAAATTAAGATTTTTAAGAGAAGAAGTTTTAAGATTAAAATCAAAATAA
- the infC gene encoding translation initiation factor IF-3 — protein sequence MDQRRNNTKPVKIQEPINNFIRAREVLIIGDNGEKLGPISKLDGIRLAEERGLDLFQVGQQADGIAICKIVDYGKFKFQQQKKQKEVKKNQVKVENREVRLTVNIGQHDLLVKAKKAREFLEAGDRVKVSLKFRGREIAYMDQGMETINKFYLEIEDAAKIEKEAKLTSRFLDMYLVPKK from the coding sequence ATGGATCAAAGAAGAAACAATACAAAACCAGTTAAAATTCAAGAGCCTATAAATAACTTTATCAGAGCTAGAGAAGTACTAATCATTGGCGACAATGGAGAAAAATTAGGACCTATTTCAAAACTAGACGGAATTCGTTTAGCAGAAGAAAGAGGATTAGATTTATTTCAAGTAGGTCAACAAGCTGATGGAATTGCGATTTGTAAAATTGTTGATTATGGTAAATTTAAATTCCAACAACAAAAAAAACAAAAAGAAGTTAAAAAGAATCAAGTTAAAGTAGAAAATAGAGAAGTTAGGCTTACTGTTAATATTGGTCAACATGATTTATTAGTAAAAGCTAAGAAAGCTCGTGAATTTTTAGAAGCTGGAGATAGAGTTAAAGTTTCTCTAAAATTTAGAGGTCGTGAAATTGCTTATATGGATCAAGGTATGGAGACAATAAATAAATTTTATTTAGAAATTGAAGATGCTGCTAAAATTGAAAAAGAAGCAAAATTAACTTCAAGATTTTTAGATATGTATTTAGTGCCAAAAAAATAA
- the rsmD gene encoding 16S rRNA (guanine(966)-N(2))-methyltransferase RsmD produces MHVISGKYKGMKLQSLNGMNTRPTLTRIKEDAFNILSNYFLFENKKSLDIFGGSGALTIEGLSRGIQEAWINDISKEAIEVIKINLNKTNNEKYNITNYDYIFLLQILQSNKQSFDLVYLDPPFAKVESYNQVIDSLLKNKILNKWGVIILESEVVLEIELLKEFVLIKHKGYNKKNLYILRLEK; encoded by the coding sequence ATGCACGTTATATCTGGAAAATATAAAGGTATGAAATTGCAATCTTTGAATGGGATGAATACAAGACCCACTTTAACAAGAATTAAAGAAGATGCATTTAATATATTGAGTAACTATTTTTTATTTGAAAATAAAAAAAGCTTAGATATTTTTGGAGGATCTGGTGCTTTAACTATTGAAGGTTTAAGCAGAGGAATTCAAGAGGCTTGAATAAATGACATTTCAAAAGAAGCTATTGAAGTAATAAAAATAAATTTAAATAAGACCAATAATGAAAAATATAATATCACTAATTATGATTACATTTTTTTATTACAAATCTTGCAATCAAATAAGCAAAGTTTTGATTTGGTTTATTTAGACCCGCCTTTTGCAAAAGTTGAATCTTATAATCAAGTAATTGATTCGCTTTTAAAAAACAAAATTTTAAATAAATGAGGAGTTATCATTTTAGAATCAGAAGTTGTTTTAGAAATAGAATTACTAAAAGAGTTTGTTTTAATTAAACATAAAGGTTATAATAAAAAAAATCTATACATATTAAGACTGGAGAAATAA
- the trxA gene encoding thioredoxin has translation MAELIKIKTVEEFDELVATGKTLVDFNAVWCGPCKMQMPIVDLVAKRTQGVKFVDLDVDVVPDIAKRYEVMSIPTLMIFENGEAKNKNVGFMDPVKLEAFIK, from the coding sequence ATGGCAGAATTAATAAAAATAAAAACTGTTGAAGAATTTGATGAGTTGGTTGCTACAGGTAAAACACTAGTAGATTTTAATGCTGTTTGATGTGGGCCATGTAAAATGCAAATGCCTATTGTTGACTTAGTTGCTAAGCGAACACAAGGAGTTAAATTTGTTGATTTAGATGTTGATGTAGTACCTGATATTGCAAAAAGATATGAGGTTATGTCAATACCAACTTTAATGATTTTTGAAAATGGTGAAGCTAAAAATAAAAATGTAGGATTTATGGATCCTGTAAAGTTAGAAGCTTTCATTAAATAA